A genomic segment from Melanotaenia boesemani isolate fMelBoe1 chromosome 9, fMelBoe1.pri, whole genome shotgun sequence encodes:
- the sars2 gene encoding serine--tRNA ligase, mitochondrial yields the protein MSMVLIIPAFLKSNTSHLTNMATCIGMVTRVGAITFTLLQPITRRCSKRRINVFISQRFSHVARSSLYEHVREGYSDKPELDMRAVCEETDKVIANVESRKGDLRGDDVRKIVCVWQELQAVRTEISELEKDKKCISETVKALVSKKDKKALLNLPEYTQALQKGREVRNRLNELYLRETELDQEHYSRALRLPNTTHPDVPVGDESQARVVEFVGQKAEFDFKPRGHVELGEELGLIRQRHLSHISGHRSYYLRGVGARLQTALQNFTLDTLQRRGFIPMVVPDMLKGAVFEGCGMQPNAHRSQVYSLDPARFQDLNLAGTGEVGVAGYFMDHAVNWKDLPVRTVCSSTCYRAETDTGRETWGLYRVHHFNKVEMFGVTADETGEESSKLLEEFVSLQKEIFSGLELHYRVLDMPTQELGPPAHRKYDIEAWMPGRGSYGEISSASNCTDYQSRRLNILYEREDGSLQYAHTVNATACAIPRTVIAILETHQTKNGTVSVPRALQPYLGLEVIEKPKYTPLKYIGPNQHTRPPRPAPKTR from the exons ATGAGCATGGTTTTAATTATTCCTGCATTCCTTAAAAGCAACACCAGTCACTTGACCAACATGGCGACCTGCATAGGCATGGTTACAAGAGTTGGAGCTATTACATTTACTCTACTACAGCCGATAACCAGACGATGTTCAAAGCGGAGGATAAACGTGTTCATCTCGCAACGCTTTTCGCATGTAGCCCGAAGCAGTTTGTACGAGCATGTCCGTGAAGGTTACAGCGACAAGCCGGAGCTGGACATGAGAGCCGTGTGTGAGGAGACCGACAAAGTCATCGCTAATGTGGAAAGCAGGAAGGGGGACCTGCGAGGGGACGATGTCAGGAAGATT gtgtgtgtgtggcaggagCTCCAAGCAGTAAGGACAGAAATCTCTGAGCTGGAAAAGGACAAGAAATGCATCAGTGAGACAGTCAAAGCACTAGTG AGCAAGAAGGACAAAAAGGCTCTTCTTAAT CTTCCAGAGTACACCCAAGCCCTGCAGAAGGGTCGGGAGGTCCGCAACAGGCTGAATGAGCTCTACCTCAGAGAGACTGAACTGGATCAGGAACACTACAGCCGAGCACTTAGACTGCCCAACACCACCCACCCCGACGTG CCAGTTGGAGATGAGAGCCAAGCCAGGGTGGTGGAGTTTGTTGGACAGAAAGCAG agttTGACTTCAAACCAAGAGGCCACGTAGAGCTGGGGGAGGAGTTGGGTCTCATCAGACAGAG gCATCTTTCTCACATCTCAGGCCACAGGTCCTACTATCTGAGGGGAGTGGGAGCCAGACTTCAAACTGCACTCCAGAACTTCACCCTTGACACTCTGCAGCGACGG GGCTTCATTCCCATGGTTGTGCCTGACATGCTGAAGGGTGCAGTATTT GAGGGCTGTGGGATGCAACCCAATGCCCATCGCTCTCAGGTCTATTCACTGGACCCAGCTCGCTTCCAGGACCTCAACCTGGCGGGAACTGGAGAGGTTGGTGTGGCAG GTTATTTCATGGATCACGCAGTAAACTGGAAGGACCTTCCCGTCAG GACGGTGTGTAGCAGCACCTGCTACCGAGCGGAGACAGACACTGGCAGGGAGACATGGGGCCTCTACAGAGTTCATCACTTCAATAAG GTGGAGATGTTTGGAGTGACGGCTGATGAGACGGGAGAGGAGAGCTCTAAACTGCTGGAGGAGTTTGTCTCTTTGCAAAAGGAGATCTTTTCTGGTCTGGAGCTACACTACCG agtGCTGGACATGCCGACTCAGGAACTGGGTCCGCCAGCACACAGAAAGTATGATATCGAAGCCTGGATGCCTGGGAGGGGTAGCTATGGAGAG ATTTCCAGTGCCTCCAACTGTACAGACTACCAGAGCAGACGCCTCAACATcctgtatgagagggaggacggCAGCCTGCAGTACGCCCACACG GTGAATGCGACAGCATGCGCCATTCCCCGAACAGTTATCGCCATCCTGGAGACTCACCAGACCAAA AACGGAACGGTGAGCGTCCCCCGAGCCCTGCAGCCTTATTTGGGTCTAGAAGTGATTGAAAAGCCAAAGTATACTCCCCTGAAATACATCGGACCCAACCAGCACACCCGCCCACCAAGGCCTGCTCCTAAGACCAGATGA